A genomic region of Entelurus aequoreus isolate RoL-2023_Sb linkage group LG19, RoL_Eaeq_v1.1, whole genome shotgun sequence contains the following coding sequences:
- the cers1 gene encoding ceramide synthase 1 isoform X2, giving the protein MPESAWKLVFYTMSWCYSTYLLFFTSYSFFHDPPSVFYNWKSGMSVPIDIAIAYLIQGSFYGHSIYATVYMDAWRKDSAVMVVHHIITLALICFSYAFRYHNVGILVLFLHDINDIQLEFTKLNVYLKSRGGGYYLLNDVLSNMGSVSFSITWFWFRLYWFPLKVLYATCVSSLQSVPNIPFYFFFNTLLLALLLMNIYWFLFIVIFVVKVLKMKEVNDVREYEDEEGSKAAAGLLRKADRNNHDGDDDDGDDDDDAGHHQCGDGKRAQNGIAKEKHL; this is encoded by the exons ATGCCGGAGAGCGCGTGGAAGCTGGTCTTCTACACCATGTCCTGGTGCTACAGCACCTATCTGCTCTTCTTCACCTCCTACTCCTTTTTCCACGACCCGCCCTCCGTCTTCTACA ACTGGAAGAGTGGAATGTCAGTGCCTATCGACATCGCCATCGCCTACCTGATCCAGGGCAGCTTCTACGGCCACTCCATCTACGCCACCGTCTACATGGACGCCTGGAGGAAGGACTCCGCCGTCATGGTGGTGCATCACATCATCACGCTGGCGCTCATCTGCTTCTCCTACGCCTTCAG GTATCACAACGTGGGCATCCTGGTGTTGTTCCTCCACGACATCAACGACATCCAGCTGGAGTTCACCAAGCTCAACGTCTACCTGAAGTCCAGAGGGGGAGGATACTACCTGCTCAACGACGTGCTGTCCAACATGGGCTCCGTCAGCTTCAGCATCACCTG GTTCTGGTTCCGTCTCTACTGGTTCCCGCTAAAAGTTCTGTACGCCACCTGCGTGTCCAGCCTGCAGTCGGTCCCCAACATTCCTTTCTACTTCTTCTTCAACACGCTGCTCCTCGCCCTGCTGCTCATGAACATCTACTGGTTCCtg TTCATCGTCATATTCGTGGTGAAGGTGCTGAAGATGAAGGAGGTGAACGACGTGCGCGAGTACGAGGACGAGGAAGGCAGCAAGGCAGCAGCAGGCCTGCTCAGAAAGGCGGACAGAAATAACcacgatggtgatgatgatgatggtgatgacgatgatgatgctGGACATCACCAATGTGGCGACGG GAAGCGCGCGCAGAACGGCATCGCCAAGGAGAAGCATCTATGA